The following is a genomic window from Lysinibacillus sp. JNUCC-52.
GCACTTCCTACCGATGAGAGACCTAATTTTTTCCCTGCTGTTTCTAGCGGCTTAGAGGCATATTTTCGGATTAAATACACCATTGGGAAGGCACCTGCTAACATAATGCCGATATAACCAGCCGTTTCTAATGCACGGAATTGATCTACACTATCTGCCATGATCGGGTCAAAGCCCCATGCCCCAAAAATCTTTGTGAAAAGTCCAGTAAAAATTTCAACAATCGAGAATACAAGTACAAGCTTAATCGCCGCATCCATTACACGCCCGAAAATCATAAAGCCTTTGATCATGCCATTTGGAATAAGCTTTAGCCCTAACGCAATTAAGATAACGAAAATAAATAAAGGCAATAAATTAAGTAATATTTGTAAAACAGAAATGGCAAAAACATACGTCGGTGCAGATGTAGTACTAATGACTTCCCGAACCTCTGTATTAAACATGACAATCATGATTGATGAAATAAATGCACCAATCGGAATTGTTAAAACGCCCGCCATAATTCCTAATGCCATATACTTATGATCACGCTTGTCTAACATCGCAAGCCCCATAGGAATGGAGAATACAATTGTTGCACCTGACATAAACCCAACAACAAGTGCCATCACCCATCCTTCATAGGATTCCTTCAAGGCATTTGCTAATTGATATCCCCCCATGTCCGACGCTAAAATTGTTGTCGCGGCTATGGCTGGATCAGCTCCAATCCATTCAAAAACTGGACTAATAAAATGACTAATAAACCACGTTAAGTAAGGTATAGCTGCCATGATTCCTGCTGCGGGTACAAAAATATGACCTACAGTATGGAGTCCATTCATAAATTCTTTTCCAATCCCATACTCCGCATCTCGAATTGCTCCGATTGCTCCTAAAACGGCACAAATCATAATAATATAAACGATTATCGTTCCTATCATCGCCATCTTACTCATCCCCCCCTTTTGTTTTTTTTATATAGAAAAAAAGACGCATTAAAGAAAAAATCTCTTTAAGCGTCTTTGCTTCAACTATTCACTTGTAACGTATTAATAATTCGTTTTGCGATTGTTACCATTTCCTGCTGACTTTGCATACTCTCATTGCGAATTTTTTTATAAGCCTCGTCTTCGCTAAGTTTTTCTGATTGCATCAGTAAGCCTTTCGCTCGTTCGATTAATTTCCGCTTATCTAATTCACTTTGCTTATGCAAAATTTCACCGTTTAGCCGATTGAATTTATCAATTTGATGAAATGCCACTTCCAATGCTGGCAGGACATTTTTCTCGGAAAACGGTTTCATAACATAACCTAAAATATTATCCTGTTTCATGTACAATAACAATTCTTTTTCGCTGTAAGCTGATATAAAAAGGACTGGTATACCTAACTGCTGTTCTATAATTTTACTTGCTTTTAAACCATCTAGCTTTGGCATTTTAATGTCCATCAATATCAACTGTGGCTTATGTGTAAAAGCTAGCTCAATCGCTGATTCTCCATTATTTGCTTGTGCAACGACTTCATAGCCATTATCCTCTAGCATAAATTTCAAATCAATGGCAATAAGTGATTCGTCTTCAACAATCATTACTTTCCTAGTCATTTAGGATAAATACCTCCTCACTTACAGGAAACTGAATTTGAGTATGTGTACCTTGTTCACTAGGGATAATTGTAAATGTGCCAGCTAAATCATATTCGACAAGTCTTGTAATAATCTCCATTCCAAAAGATGCCTTCACCTCTTGCATACCAACGCCGTTGTCGGAAATATGAAGTGAAATAAAGGATGCATCTTGAAGAAATTGAATATCGATTATACCTTCCTCGCGATCGATAAAAGCATACTTTAATGCATTTTGTAGCAATTCACAAATGATTAAAGCGAGAGAAACAGCTTTTTTCGCATGACAATATAGCTGAATTTCATCATTATGGAACACTAATTGAATAAATGGTGTATTCGTAGTTCCAACCATTTTATGCCCTATCTTTTTAGACAAAGCGATAACATCAACTTTTTCTTCTGCATTATCCTCATTTTCTAAAATAAGCTCATAGACAGAGGAAATACTATATATTCGATTTAATGCTTCTTGAAAAGCGCTTGCATTTGAAGCTGCTAAGTCATTTCGCATTTGCAATCGCAATAGACTTGTAACCGTTTGTAAATTATTTTTCACACGATGGTGAATTTCTCTAATAGCAAATGTCTTCATCATCAGTTCATTTTCTTTCAGCTTTAACTCTGTTAGATCATGAATGATAAGAAGTGTGACTTTATCATGTTGACTGCGTATTGGTATTTTTTTCACTATAAACGATTTACGATCAATCGTAATTTCTAAGAAAAAGACATCATCGCCTTTATCATAGACTTCTTGTAAAAAAGGTAAAATTTTGTCCAATGCTATATTGTCAAAATGCTCTAGCCCTGAAAGCTCCGTAATAAAACGATAGCCCGCTGGATTGCTATAAATTACTTTATTTTCATGATTCGTAAGTATAATTGACTCTACTAATAAATCAGACACAACAGGAATTGGTTGCGTATTAGGTTCGACGATATGCTCAATTAAAGCAAAAGGCATATTTGCAAAATCATCCTTTGGTGCAGTTTGCATTTTAACCTTTTTTTCTTGAATCAACACGGCAATAACCTGTCCTTCGTCATTAAAGACTGGGACTACATTTTGTTCAACGGTGATACCTTCTTGTGTGATACCTCTAGAAATTGACGATTTTTCTTTATATTTAAAAGCTGCAAATACTGCAGGTTCAAAGCTTTCAAATACGAATTTGCCAATTACTGATTTCTCGTATAAACCAATTTCTTTTGTAGGGAATGCCTCTGCTATGACGATTGCATGTGGTAAATTTTCTACCAAGCAATCTATAAACATATAGCAATCTGTCAATTCAGCATAATAGGATAGTGTCGTTTCAAGCTCTACTAACTTCTCAATATCTCTATTTGATAAGTTTGTATAGCTACTACATAATGTATGAATGCTCGACAGGCCCACCCCCTACCATAGAATACTCACCAGTGAGCGTAACTATTCCTTAAATTTCTTGTCATCATTATAAACCTTTTGTAAAATTATTTTCAAGAAGAAAAATTTAATGTTTTAATCAATTACACCACATTACAAAGAACTATATAGTTTAAAAGAGAAATATTCAACACTTTTTTCGACACTATATTAATATCGTGTCAAAATTACTATTTCTATATATTTAAAAAAGCGAGTTTGCTTCGATGGCAAACTCGCTTTTTTTTATTTTATTTCTGGTGTCACCGCTAAAATATTTTCAAATGTTTCACGTTGCTTAGCTTCTTCTT
Proteins encoded in this region:
- the eutH gene encoding ethanolamine utilization protein EutH, with the translated sequence MAMIGTIIVYIIMICAVLGAIGAIRDAEYGIGKEFMNGLHTVGHIFVPAAGIMAAIPYLTWFISHFISPVFEWIGADPAIAATTILASDMGGYQLANALKESYEGWVMALVVGFMSGATIVFSIPMGLAMLDKRDHKYMALGIMAGVLTIPIGAFISSIMIVMFNTEVREVISTTSAPTYVFAISVLQILLNLLPLFIFVILIALGLKLIPNGMIKGFMIFGRVMDAAIKLVLVFSIVEIFTGLFTKIFGAWGFDPIMADSVDQFRALETAGYIGIMLAGAFPMVYLIRKYASKPLETAGKKLGLSSVGSAGILATSANILAMFTLVRQMPPKDKVINIAFGVCSAFLLGDHLSFTANFQPTIILPVMAGKLLAGIIAIFFAYKLSVPTALKLEQDDRKAGIIKEGEYLTDQKS
- a CDS encoding ANTAR domain-containing response regulator, producing MTRKVMIVEDESLIAIDLKFMLEDNGYEVVAQANNGESAIELAFTHKPQLILMDIKMPKLDGLKASKIIEQQLGIPVLFISAYSEKELLLYMKQDNILGYVMKPFSEKNVLPALEVAFHQIDKFNRLNGEILHKQSELDKRKLIERAKGLLMQSEKLSEDEAYKKIRNESMQSQQEMVTIAKRIINTLQVNS
- a CDS encoding sensor histidine kinase; amino-acid sequence: MGLSSIHTLCSSYTNLSNRDIEKLVELETTLSYYAELTDCYMFIDCLVENLPHAIVIAEAFPTKEIGLYEKSVIGKFVFESFEPAVFAAFKYKEKSSISRGITQEGITVEQNVVPVFNDEGQVIAVLIQEKKVKMQTAPKDDFANMPFALIEHIVEPNTQPIPVVSDLLVESIILTNHENKVIYSNPAGYRFITELSGLEHFDNIALDKILPFLQEVYDKGDDVFFLEITIDRKSFIVKKIPIRSQHDKVTLLIIHDLTELKLKENELMMKTFAIREIHHRVKNNLQTVTSLLRLQMRNDLAASNASAFQEALNRIYSISSVYELILENEDNAEEKVDVIALSKKIGHKMVGTTNTPFIQLVFHNDEIQLYCHAKKAVSLALIICELLQNALKYAFIDREEGIIDIQFLQDASFISLHISDNGVGMQEVKASFGMEIITRLVEYDLAGTFTIIPSEQGTHTQIQFPVSEEVFILND